The DNA sequence GACGATAGGGGCCGTCGCCACCTTTCTGGCAATGGACCGCACCACCCTGACCGCCGCACTGAAGCCGCTGGAACGCCGGGGGCTGGTCGAGATCAAGCCGGACCCGGACGACCGGCGCAACCGCCGGCTGTCTCTGACGGCCGACGGCTGCAAGCTGCTGGCACGAGCGGTACCCGTTTGGCAGGAAACCCATGACGAAGTCGATCGCCTGCTGCCCGAGGGTAGCCCCGGTCGGCTCAGAAGCGATCTCGAAGCAGTTTCCTCGACATGATCGGGAATTGCGGAAAGGTCAGTAGGTCGCCCGACCGCCGCTAAGATCGAAGACCCCGCCGGTCGTAAAGCTGTTCTCGCGTGAGGCCATCCAGACGATCATCGCCGATGCCTCGTTGAGTTCCAGAAACCGGCCGCGCGGAATCTTCGAGAGCATGTAATCGATATGCTCCTGCTTCATCTGGTCGAAGATTCGGGTTCGCGCCGCCGCCGGCGTAACGCAGTTCACGCCGATATCCATGTCGGCCAGTTCCTTGCCGAGCGATTTGGTCAACCCGATCACACCCGCCTTTGACGCGCTGTAGGCCGGTGCGTTGGGGTTGCCTTCCTTGCCGGCGATCGATGCAATATTGACGATGCGGCCATAGCCCTTTTCGCGCATGTGCGGCACGATGGCCCGGCAAGTCAGGAACGTACCGTTCAGGTTGACCGCCATGACCGTCTGCCAGGCATCGACCGGATATTCCCAGGTCGTTGCATTCGGCCCCGTAATGCCGGCACTGTTGATCAGCACATCAATCCGGCTCGATTGGTCGACAACGGCGCGGGTTGCCGCATCGACGGCTTTGTGATCGCTGATATCCAGTCCATGGGCAGCGGCTTTGTCAGTGCCAAGTTCGGTGGCCGCGCTTTTGGCCAGTTCCTCGTCCTGGTCCCACAAATGAACAAACCCGCCGGCATCCGCGATGCGCTCTGCCACCGCAAAGCCGATCCCCTGGGCGCCACCAGTTATGACCGCAATCTGTCCGGAAAAATCGGTGCCCGGCATGCA is a window from the Fodinicurvata sp. EGI_FJ10296 genome containing:
- a CDS encoding SDR family NAD(P)-dependent oxidoreductase; its protein translation is MPGTDFSGQIAVITGGAQGIGFAVAERIADAGGFVHLWDQDEELAKSAATELGTDKAAAHGLDISDHKAVDAATRAVVDQSSRIDVLINSAGITGPNATTWEYPVDAWQTVMAVNLNGTFLTCRAIVPHMREKGYGRIVNIASIAGKEGNPNAPAYSASKAGVIGLTKSLGKELADMDIGVNCVTPAAARTRIFDQMKQEHIDYMLSKIPRGRFLELNEASAMIVWMASRENSFTTGGVFDLSGGRATY
- a CDS encoding MarR family transcriptional regulator, which translates into the protein MNDMEQTQKVSRETTLHVRDTCLCLHAQRAARALARRFDAALRPFDLTNGQFSLMMSLNRPDPPTIGAVATFLAMDRTTLTAALKPLERRGLVEIKPDPDDRRNRRLSLTADGCKLLARAVPVWQETHDEVDRLLPEGSPGRLRSDLEAVSST